From Arcticibacter tournemirensis, one genomic window encodes:
- a CDS encoding MFS transporter: MLNKLKKEIAYFGEQDLNFRILTLTNLIYSIVLPVIDIFVAAYVMRSSNDPTKVVVYQLTIYSGIPLTFLINGWLLNRFPIKVLYSLGMILSGVSMAIMMSLKTLDITGVGIAGIVMGMSFGFYWANRDFLALSTTNDENRNYYYGLETFFYTVIAVIIPVMIGWFIELSARSGDAKIAYKAVTGIVFVITIIASAMCFKGKFSNPVNKKFLYFKFDPYWHKLLFLASLKGLVQGFLVTAPAMLIMLLLGQEGALGTAQSIGAIFAAILMYIIGRITKPHHRVYVFGTGLLLFTIAALINGILFNSTGVILFMLFLLLAKPLLDLAYFPIQFSVIDILSKKEKRSEFAYILNHEAGLYLGRLTGAGTFLLLAYFFSNEVALRYAIIIVAVLQLSSFWVAKSIIRDGKSIVTPLNTQVQQQYV; this comes from the coding sequence ATGTTAAATAAACTAAAGAAAGAGATCGCTTACTTTGGCGAACAAGACCTCAATTTCAGGATACTAACACTTACCAACCTCATATATAGTATTGTATTACCAGTAATCGATATTTTTGTAGCCGCTTACGTCATGCGGAGTTCAAACGATCCCACAAAAGTTGTAGTGTATCAGCTGACCATTTACTCGGGCATTCCCCTAACGTTCTTAATAAACGGATGGCTCCTTAACCGGTTTCCCATAAAGGTACTTTATTCTCTCGGGATGATCCTGAGCGGCGTATCCATGGCGATTATGATGTCGCTCAAAACACTTGACATCACCGGTGTTGGCATTGCTGGTATCGTTATGGGCATGTCCTTCGGCTTCTACTGGGCAAATCGCGATTTCCTGGCACTTTCTACCACGAATGACGAAAACCGCAATTACTATTACGGGCTCGAAACATTCTTTTATACGGTCATTGCCGTTATAATACCTGTTATGATAGGTTGGTTTATAGAGCTTTCAGCACGCTCAGGAGACGCAAAGATCGCATATAAAGCCGTAACGGGAATCGTTTTCGTTATCACCATTATTGCGTCTGCGATGTGCTTCAAGGGAAAGTTCAGTAATCCGGTTAACAAAAAATTTCTCTATTTTAAGTTCGATCCATACTGGCATAAGCTACTTTTCCTGGCTTCATTAAAAGGCCTTGTACAGGGATTTCTGGTTACTGCACCAGCCATGCTGATCATGCTGCTGCTTGGACAGGAGGGGGCGCTGGGGACTGCACAGTCTATAGGTGCTATATTTGCCGCTATTCTGATGTACATCATCGGGAGAATAACCAAGCCACACCACCGGGTTTACGTATTTGGCACCGGTTTGTTGCTATTTACCATTGCAGCTCTTATCAATGGCATCCTGTTCAATTCTACCGGCGTGATCTTATTCATGTTATTCCTGTTGCTCGCAAAACCTCTGTTAGATCTGGCCTATTTCCCCATACAGTTCAGCGTCATTGATATCCTTTCGAAAAAGGAAAAACGCAGCGAATTCGCTTACATTTTAAATCATGAAGCTGGATTATATCTCGGACGGCTTACAGGGGCCGGTACTTTTTTACTGCTAGCTTATTTTTTCTCAAACGAAGTCGCACTTCGCTATGCTATTATTATTGTAGCAGTACTGCAGCTTAGCTCATTTTGGGTAGCAAAAAGTATTATCCGCGACGGGAAGTCAATAGTAACACCATTAAATACTCAAGTCCAACAACAATATGTATAA
- a CDS encoding GNAT family N-acetyltransferase, whose protein sequence is MQSTRAHLMNLNLNFDPFPVLQTSRLTLRKPLLSDAAALFRLRSDDSVLQYLDRPKMASLDEAREFVEKIHDNLDNNNSINWAITPKDTNELIGTIGFWRIEKEHYRAEIGYMLFPEYQRRGLMQEALSEVIAFGFNTLNLHSVEANCNPANVASILLLEKNNFVKEAYFKENYYFAGKFLDSVIFSLVNTNPTIIK, encoded by the coding sequence ATGCAGTCAACGAGAGCTCATCTGATGAATTTGAATCTTAATTTTGATCCTTTCCCCGTACTTCAGACATCACGTCTGACGCTGAGAAAGCCCCTGCTTTCTGACGCAGCGGCTTTATTCAGGCTACGTTCAGATGACTCGGTACTTCAGTACCTCGACAGACCCAAGATGGCCTCGTTGGATGAAGCCCGAGAGTTTGTTGAAAAGATACACGACAATTTAGACAACAACAATAGTATCAATTGGGCCATTACACCCAAAGATACCAATGAACTAATAGGGACTATAGGGTTCTGGAGGATTGAGAAAGAGCATTATAGGGCTGAAATAGGCTATATGTTATTTCCTGAATATCAACGTAGGGGACTAATGCAGGAGGCACTGTCGGAAGTTATAGCATTTGGCTTTAATACGCTTAATCTTCATTCGGTGGAAGCAAATTGCAATCCGGCGAATGTCGCATCTATACTACTGTTAGAGAAAAACAACTTTGTAAAAGAAGCCTATTTCAAAGAGAATTACTACTTTGCCGGTAAATTTCTCGACAGTGTAATTTTTTCTCTTGTTAATACTAACCCAACAATCATTAAATAA
- a CDS encoding DUF2059 domain-containing protein — translation MKKLLITSVILLTSFNLSFAQSNDSYKSTLRKMLQTAGTEATFSTMVKQMFTMFKQQKSNVPESAWIEIEKEFSQTSLDDLVNMFAPIYQKHFTEADLRKLIEFYQSPIGRKLAEKTPLITQESMQVGQEWGKKLGEQFHEKLKAKGYN, via the coding sequence ATGAAAAAACTCCTTATCACATCCGTAATTCTTCTTACATCATTCAATCTTTCTTTCGCACAGAGCAACGACAGTTATAAGAGCACTCTCAGGAAAATGTTACAGACCGCAGGCACTGAAGCTACTTTTTCAACAATGGTTAAACAGATGTTTACGATGTTTAAGCAGCAAAAGTCAAATGTGCCTGAATCTGCCTGGATAGAGATCGAAAAAGAATTTTCGCAGACTTCTCTGGACGACCTGGTAAACATGTTTGCCCCTATCTACCAGAAACATTTTACTGAAGCCGATTTGCGAAAATTAATTGAATTTTATCAAAGTCCTATCGGTAGAAAGCTGGCAGAAAAGACGCCGCTTATTACGCAGGAATCGATGCAGGTAGGTCAGGAATGGGGCAAAAAGCTCGGTGAGCAGTTTCATGAAAAGTTAAAAGCCAAGGGATATAATTAA
- a CDS encoding YidH family protein produces the protein MNSEHTDQYIEKESTSVNNHLANERTFLAWIRTSIVLMGFGFVVVKFAPFIRQISFVLGDSSYSTGLPGKAYSSIIGVLLVAIGTLTAACNLSVNHLPMFCTYEYK, from the coding sequence ATGAACTCAGAACATACCGATCAATATATAGAAAAAGAGTCGACGTCGGTAAATAATCATCTTGCGAACGAGCGGACTTTTCTGGCCTGGATAAGGACAAGCATCGTATTAATGGGTTTTGGGTTTGTTGTGGTTAAGTTTGCGCCGTTTATTCGGCAGATTTCCTTTGTTCTGGGCGATAGTAGCTACAGCACAGGACTTCCGGGAAAAGCTTACTCCTCAATTATCGGCGTGCTGCTGGTAGCCATAGGGACGCTAACAGCAGCATGTAACTTGAGCGTAAATCATTTACCAATGTTTTGCACGTATGAATATAAATAG
- a CDS encoding cytochrome B — protein MYEILFQAHSGLRFVVFFALVIAVILAFAGWFGNRDYTKGNKSLNLITLISTHLQVVLGLVLYFYSPFVQFGGATMKDSTLRYWTVEHVAMMLIAAVLITIGNAKSKRALNNVAKHRSIAIYFGLALLIIVIAIVLGGRPLLGISR, from the coding sequence ATGTACGAGATTTTATTTCAGGCCCATTCCGGACTACGTTTTGTTGTTTTTTTTGCATTGGTAATCGCTGTTATTCTTGCTTTTGCGGGCTGGTTTGGAAACAGGGATTATACCAAGGGGAATAAAAGTCTTAATCTGATCACACTTATCTCTACGCACCTGCAAGTTGTGCTCGGCCTTGTTCTTTACTTTTATAGTCCTTTCGTTCAGTTCGGAGGTGCAACAATGAAGGACAGTACACTTCGTTACTGGACCGTAGAGCATGTTGCAATGATGTTGATTGCCGCAGTGCTCATCACTATAGGGAATGCCAAATCAAAAAGGGCACTGAACAATGTTGCAAAACACCGTTCTATAGCTATATATTTTGGCTTGGCTTTACTTATAATTGTTATAGCGATCGTTCTGGGAGGCCGACCTCTTTTAGGTATCAGTCGTTAA